The Paraburkholderia acidiphila DNA window GCAGCCAGGAGGCGTTAATGTGGGAACGCTTGCGCAATGGCGGATCGCCTGGCACAACGCGATTCGGCTGCGTCTTACATCGAGATTAACGTCGACTACATGATGTTCCACTTTCATTTCGACGCTCAAGGCGTTCTGTGGAAAACGCAAAATGCGCGCGATCCGGTGCGCGGCAGGAATCTGAGGCGCGGACTCCGGGCTGCCATAATGCGCCCTCAGGAGCGCCGCGCAACAAGGGATACGCTGATCCAACGCTTGATCAACGCGCTATTTTTCTGGACGTGTTGCGCTGCGGCAGTCATTCCTGGGTTTGCGCAAGGGATGGAATTTAGCCTCTACTATCAACCTCAGCTCAAACTGAAGATGATTATCGGAGAGGGGAAGATCGAGGACGGCGACGCCGGAAGATTTCAGGTGTTGGCGAGGAAGGCTGACCGTGATGACGAAGGGCTGGTCGTCGTCGTTTTAAGTAGTCCAGGGGGAAATGTCGAGGCGGCGTTCCGCGTCGTCGACGCAATGGACAAGGTGCGTGTCCATACCGTAGTCCCAGACGATGCCAGGTGTGCATCTGCGTGCGCTTCCATCCTCTTCGCTTCAGGTGAGCGCCGAAGTATCCTTGGCAGCGGGCTGCTCGGTTTTCACAGTTGTTATCGGCGTGCAGGGCGAACCTACGCCGAAGACTCGTTTTGCAACGAATTAATCGCGGCAAACGCCATGCAAAGAGGCGTCAGTCACGCAGGCATCAATCGCTTCGTCAAGCAGTACGGCGCACTGGACATGGCATGGGTCGGGCACGACGTCGCCTGCAAGTCACTTCAGGGGCTCTGCAAGCCCGGGAGGCTGGCAACCCAGTCGGAAACGAAGACGGCGCTGATGCACAGCTTTGATTGCAGCAAGCTCATCTCTGTTCAGGCACAGCTTGTTTGCGCGGACGCAGAACTTTCGCGTGTTGATAGAACACTCTCTGCCCTCTACGACGAAAAGCTGAACGCAACCGCAAACAAGGCGCGATTGCGAGCGGATCAACGGACGTGGCTTCGCAATTCTCGCAACGCGTGTAGCGATAAGGCGTGTCTGCTGCGCAGCTATCGTCTGCGCATCGATGAGCTGAAGCGGTCCTGATCCTGAAAACGTGAAGCGCGGCGACCAGGGGCGCCATTGTGATGCCGCTGGCGATCGTCGCGAAACCAGAACTGTTG harbors:
- a CDS encoding lysozyme inhibitor LprI family protein — translated: MADRLAQRDSAASYIEINVDYMMFHFHFDAQGVLWKTQNARDPVRGRNLRRGLRAAIMRPQERRATRDTLIQRLINALFFWTCCAAAVIPGFAQGMEFSLYYQPQLKLKMIIGEGKIEDGDAGRFQVLARKADRDDEGLVVVVLSSPGGNVEAAFRVVDAMDKVRVHTVVPDDARCASACASILFASGERRSILGSGLLGFHSCYRRAGRTYAEDSFCNELIAANAMQRGVSHAGINRFVKQYGALDMAWVGHDVACKSLQGLCKPGRLATQSETKTALMHSFDCSKLISVQAQLVCADAELSRVDRTLSALYDEKLNATANKARLRADQRTWLRNSRNACSDKACLLRSYRLRIDELKRS